In Bacteroidia bacterium, a genomic segment contains:
- the hutI gene encoding imidazolonepropionase — protein sequence MEKRLIGPFRQIIPMTHLPGKGPVADEQLPIIVEGGVVVEDGKIAAIDTWEKLSSFPGISREIVSGDKVLMPGLIDAHTHICYAGSRVNDYAMRVAGKSYLEIAAAGGGIWTSVSHTRAADKDHLLEETRIRARRLLADGITTVEVKSGYGLSVADELKMLEVIAAVGEMEKIDTISTCLAAHIKPKDFAGDESAYLHMILADLLPKIQARNLTRRVDIFIEETAFPVAAAEPFLREAQRMGFEITIHADQFSTGASELGVKLGARSLDHLEASGEREIAMIGSSSCVAVVLPGASLGLGMPFAPARKLLDAGACLAIASDWNPGSAPMGDLLMQAAVMGAAEKLSVAETLAGITTRAAMALGLPDRGVLQPGKIADMIAFPARDYRDVMYFQGKMKPVMVWKNGRNVLSEK from the coding sequence ATGGAAAAACGACTGATTGGTCCTTTCCGGCAGATCATACCCATGACGCATTTGCCGGGGAAAGGACCTGTTGCCGATGAGCAGTTGCCGATCATTGTAGAAGGCGGAGTGGTGGTGGAAGATGGAAAAATTGCCGCCATAGATACCTGGGAGAAACTTTCCTCGTTTCCGGGAATTTCGCGGGAAATAGTTTCAGGGGACAAGGTGTTGATGCCGGGTTTGATTGATGCGCATACGCATATCTGCTATGCCGGATCGCGGGTCAATGATTACGCAATGCGCGTTGCCGGGAAATCTTACCTGGAAATTGCTGCCGCCGGAGGCGGAATCTGGACTTCTGTAAGCCATACGCGTGCTGCTGACAAAGACCATCTCCTGGAAGAAACCCGTATCCGTGCCCGAAGATTGCTGGCCGATGGAATTACTACCGTGGAGGTAAAAAGTGGGTATGGGTTGAGTGTTGCCGATGAACTGAAAATGCTGGAAGTTATCGCTGCGGTGGGGGAAATGGAAAAAATTGATACCATTTCTACCTGTCTGGCGGCGCATATCAAACCGAAAGATTTTGCGGGTGATGAGTCGGCCTATTTGCACATGATTCTTGCTGATCTCCTGCCGAAGATTCAGGCCAGAAACCTAACCCGGCGGGTGGATATTTTTATTGAGGAGACGGCTTTTCCTGTGGCGGCTGCCGAGCCTTTTCTCCGGGAAGCGCAGCGAATGGGATTTGAAATCACCATTCATGCCGATCAGTTTTCTACAGGGGCAAGTGAGCTGGGCGTAAAACTAGGCGCGAGAAGTCTCGATCATCTGGAAGCCAGCGGCGAACGGGAAATTGCGATGATCGGTTCCTCCTCCTGCGTGGCGGTAGTTTTGCCGGGTGCTTCTTTGGGATTAGGTATGCCTTTTGCCCCGGCGCGTAAATTGCTCGATGCCGGCGCTTGTCTGGCCATTGCCTCCGACTGGAATCCCGGAAGTGCCCCGATGGGGGATCTGCTGATGCAGGCTGCGGTCATGGGGGCTGCCGAAAAACTTTCTGTCGCCGAAACACTGGCCGGAATCACCACCCGGGCGGCCATGGCTTTGGGTTTGCCGGACCGCGGGGTGCTTCAGCCGGGAAAAATTGCCGACATGATTGCTTTTCCTGCCCGCGATTATCGGGATGTTATGTATTTTCAGGGTAAAATGAAACCTGTGATGGTTTGGAAAAATGGCCGGAATGTCCTGTCTGAAAAGTAA
- the hutU gene encoding urocanate hydratase — translation MATITQSYLEQFLQAYASHPHYKAPAGNTLHARSWQTEAPLRMFLNNLDAEVAEDPSRLVVYGGTGQAARNEKEARRIIELLLRLEDDESLLVQSGKPVGVVRTHPEAPRVLIANSNLVPAWATWEHFESLKARGLMMYGQMTAGSWIYIGTQGILQGTYETFVACGQKHFGGSLRNKLLVTAGLGGMGGAQPLAATMAGATFLGADVDPARIQKRLKTRYIDRMTSSYEEARDWALAARDKGEAISIGLVSDAGDMLEKLLHDNIIPDILTDQTSAHDPVHGYIPNGMSLAEAAQLREADPEQYKTRSLQSMARHVGFMLEMQKRGSKTFDYGNNLREFARQGGEANAFNFHGFVPEYIRPLFCEGKGPFRWAALSGDPEDIYTTDEALIEAFPENIHMINWLREARQKVAFQGIPCRICWLGLGEREKAGLIFNDLVRTGKVKAPIVIGRDHLDCGSVASPNRETEGMLDGSDAVSDWPLLNLMANTSGGATWVSFHHGGGVGMGYSQHAGMVVVADGTDRADRCLRRVLFNDPAMGVFRHKDAGYAEAQAVADAFDLNL, via the coding sequence ATGGCTACAATAACGCAATCTTACCTCGAACAGTTTCTGCAAGCTTACGCTTCGCATCCTCACTACAAAGCCCCTGCCGGCAATACACTGCATGCCCGTTCCTGGCAAACAGAAGCCCCGCTGCGCATGTTTCTCAATAACCTCGATGCCGAAGTGGCGGAAGATCCTTCCCGGCTGGTGGTTTATGGCGGAACCGGGCAGGCTGCCCGAAATGAAAAGGAAGCCCGCCGCATAATCGAACTCCTGCTCCGCCTGGAAGATGACGAGAGCTTGCTGGTGCAATCGGGCAAACCCGTCGGCGTTGTGCGTACCCACCCCGAAGCGCCCCGTGTGCTCATCGCCAACAGCAATCTGGTACCTGCCTGGGCAACCTGGGAACACTTTGAATCGCTGAAAGCCCGTGGTCTGATGATGTATGGGCAAATGACAGCCGGCAGCTGGATTTATATCGGCACACAGGGAATCCTTCAGGGAACGTACGAAACCTTTGTAGCCTGCGGCCAGAAACATTTTGGCGGAAGTCTCCGCAATAAGTTGCTGGTTACTGCCGGACTCGGCGGCATGGGCGGCGCACAACCCCTTGCGGCTACCATGGCTGGTGCGACCTTCCTTGGCGCAGACGTGGACCCCGCCCGGATTCAGAAGCGGCTGAAAACCCGCTATATCGACCGGATGACTTCATCGTATGAAGAGGCCCGGGACTGGGCCCTCGCAGCCCGCGACAAAGGTGAGGCGATTTCCATCGGACTGGTGTCCGATGCGGGCGATATGCTCGAAAAATTGCTCCACGACAATATAATCCCCGATATTCTTACAGACCAGACTTCTGCCCATGATCCCGTACATGGCTACATTCCCAATGGAATGTCACTGGCAGAGGCTGCCCAACTCCGCGAAGCGGATCCTGAACAATATAAAACCCGCTCTCTTCAAAGCATGGCCCGGCACGTCGGATTTATGCTGGAAATGCAGAAACGCGGAAGTAAAACCTTCGACTATGGCAATAATCTCCGCGAATTTGCCCGGCAGGGTGGGGAAGCCAACGCTTTTAACTTTCACGGATTCGTACCGGAATATATTCGCCCCCTATTTTGTGAAGGAAAAGGGCCTTTTCGCTGGGCGGCATTGAGCGGGGATCCTGAAGATATTTACACCACGGATGAAGCGCTGATTGAAGCTTTTCCGGAAAATATCCATATGATCAACTGGCTGCGGGAGGCGCGTCAGAAAGTGGCTTTTCAGGGTATTCCCTGCCGTATCTGTTGGCTGGGTCTGGGAGAAAGGGAAAAAGCAGGATTGATTTTTAATGATCTGGTTCGGACCGGTAAGGTGAAAGCGCCCATTGTCATTGGCCGCGACCACCTGGATTGCGGTTCGGTGGCATCGCCCAACCGGGAAACGGAAGGCATGCTCGACGGTTCGGATGCCGTTTCTGACTGGCCATTGCTCAACCTGATGGCCAATACTTCGGGAGGGGCAACCTGGGTTTCTTTTCACCACGGCGGTGGGGTAGGGATGGGGTACTCCCAGCATGCCGGCATGGTGGTGGTAGCTGACGGCACCGATCGGGCCGACCGGTGTTTGCGCAGGGTTTTGTTTAACGATCCCGCAATGGGTGTTTTTCGGCATAAAGATGCCGGTTATGCCGAAGCGCAGGCTGTCGCAGATGCATTTGACTTAAATCTTTAA
- a CDS encoding RNA polymerase sigma factor — protein sequence MATVPDTELIERSRNGDQSAFRLLVERYERQVAGTVIGMMGNTEEAEDVGQEVFIRFFRSMDNFRGDSALGTYLTRIAINLSLNAIKKRKRKQIFNFFSTEDKAPVFQIPDTGQTREQVETQELVQKALLDLDKDFRAVLVLRMIEGYSSQETADMLGLPLGTVLSRLSRAQKKLKEILENTYGVHLREAL from the coding sequence TTGGCAACTGTACCAGATACCGAACTGATCGAAAGATCCCGAAACGGCGACCAGTCAGCTTTTCGCTTGCTGGTAGAGAGATATGAACGGCAGGTAGCGGGAACAGTGATCGGTATGATGGGAAATACAGAAGAAGCCGAAGATGTGGGACAGGAAGTGTTCATTCGATTTTTCCGGTCAATGGACAATTTCAGGGGAGATTCTGCGCTGGGAACCTACCTGACAAGAATCGCCATCAACCTCTCACTCAACGCCATAAAAAAGAGGAAAAGAAAACAAATATTTAACTTTTTCTCTACAGAAGATAAAGCGCCGGTGTTTCAGATTCCGGATACAGGACAGACACGGGAGCAGGTAGAAACCCAGGAACTGGTACAGAAAGCCCTGTTGGATCTGGATAAAGATTTTCGGGCGGTATTGGTTCTCCGTATGATTGAGGGATATTCCTCACAGGAAACGGCGGATATGCTCGGACTTCCTTTAGGCACGGTGCTTTCCAGGTTGTCCAGGGCACAAAAAAAACTGAAAGAGATTTTAGAAAATACGTATGGGGTTCATTTACGGGAAGCCCTTTAA
- a CDS encoding crotonase/enoyl-CoA hydratase family protein produces the protein MYETFALSIENHIAHVRFNRPEKANALNQQAWDEMKALFSSLDNNPEVRVVVLSGEGKHFCSGIDLTLLMDVGRISGDNCEGRKREKLHQIILGLQAPINALEACRKPVLAAIHNGCIGAGVDIISACDMRYVTEDAYFTIREIDMGMVADLGTLQRLPKIIPDGVAREMAYTGRKMYGQEARSVGLVNNVFADQEKMLEGVMEIAGQIAAKSPLSIRGTKEMLLYARDHSVDESLRYMAVWNAAMLLSEDLAKAFQATLTKKQPEFDN, from the coding sequence ATGTACGAAACCTTTGCCCTATCCATCGAAAATCATATTGCACATGTACGGTTCAACCGTCCTGAAAAAGCCAATGCACTCAACCAGCAGGCATGGGATGAGATGAAAGCACTTTTTTCCTCCTTGGATAATAATCCCGAAGTGCGGGTAGTGGTATTGAGTGGAGAGGGAAAACATTTTTGTTCAGGGATTGATCTGACCCTGCTGATGGATGTCGGGCGAATCAGCGGCGATAACTGTGAAGGTCGGAAGCGGGAAAAGCTCCATCAGATTATTCTGGGGCTTCAGGCTCCCATCAACGCGCTGGAAGCATGCCGCAAGCCCGTACTGGCAGCCATTCACAACGGCTGTATCGGTGCAGGCGTCGATATTATCTCTGCTTGTGATATGCGTTATGTAACGGAAGATGCCTATTTTACGATTCGTGAAATTGATATGGGAATGGTCGCTGATCTGGGAACATTGCAGCGGCTGCCTAAAATTATCCCGGACGGTGTCGCAAGGGAAATGGCTTATACCGGTCGTAAAATGTATGGACAGGAAGCAAGGTCGGTGGGTTTGGTGAATAATGTATTTGCCGATCAGGAAAAAATGCTCGAAGGGGTTATGGAAATCGCGGGTCAGATTGCCGCAAAATCTCCCCTTTCCATTCGGGGCACGAAGGAAATGTTATTGTATGCACGCGATCATTCGGTCGATGAAAGCCTTCGGTATATGGCGGTTTGGAATGCTGCGATGCTGTTGTCTGAAGATCTGGCTAAGGCTTTTCAGGCCACATTGACCAAAAAACAGCCAGAGTTTGACAATTAA
- a CDS encoding cytochrome c produces the protein MNLRSNKIKTILWLGWPLLVIGGLLMYRSFSGQGTAGQKIYQMHCASCHMAEGEGLRQLIPPLRQADYFVTNGLNMACIIRNGLNTPIKVNGVDYNRPMPGNILLSPAEITAVIGYIQKKWYPRLPEVNFQEVEAALQNCDPNQ, from the coding sequence ATGAACCTACGGAGTAATAAAATAAAAACAATTCTCTGGCTGGGCTGGCCTTTACTGGTGATTGGCGGATTGCTGATGTACCGGAGTTTTTCCGGACAGGGAACCGCCGGTCAAAAAATCTATCAGATGCACTGTGCCAGTTGCCATATGGCGGAAGGCGAGGGACTTCGTCAATTGATTCCGCCGTTGCGACAAGCTGATTATTTTGTCACAAATGGCTTAAATATGGCCTGTATTATCAGAAATGGATTAAACACCCCTATCAAGGTAAATGGGGTTGACTATAACCGCCCGATGCCGGGGAATATTTTATTGTCTCCTGCCGAAATCACCGCAGTTATTGGCTATATTCAGAAAAAGTGGTACCCCAGGCTGCCGGAAGTGAATTTTCAGGAAGTGGAGGCAGCCCTGCAGAACTGTGACCCTAATCAATAA
- a CDS encoding SCO family protein produces the protein MPILGFREVGPAGDTLYHTIPDFAFTDQDGNTITPQTTAGKLYVADFFFTSCPTICPKMKAQMIRIHDAFIDNDSVVLLSHTIDPGYDSVAVLKDYAVRLGIQTAKWHLLTGDKDAIYGIADEYLVSVAEDDQEPGGFIHGGHFILVDPSRRIRGYYDGTKEEAVTQLIADIRLLLNEPTE, from the coding sequence TTGCCCATCCTGGGATTTCGGGAGGTGGGGCCTGCTGGCGATACTTTGTATCATACCATCCCCGATTTTGCTTTCACTGATCAGGATGGAAATACAATCACTCCGCAAACGACAGCCGGTAAGCTATATGTGGCTGATTTTTTCTTCACCAGTTGTCCTACCATTTGTCCCAAGATGAAGGCACAAATGATACGGATTCACGATGCTTTTATCGATAATGACTCGGTTGTTCTGCTTTCCCACACCATTGATCCCGGATATGATTCGGTTGCCGTTTTAAAGGATTATGCTGTGCGTCTGGGAATTCAAACTGCCAAATGGCATTTACTCACCGGTGATAAAGACGCCATTTATGGAATTGCCGATGAATATCTGGTATCTGTTGCTGAAGATGACCAGGAACCTGGTGGTTTTATCCATGGTGGCCATTTTATTCTGGTAGATCCTTCCCGTCGTATTCGTGGTTATTATGATGGGACAAAAGAAGAAGCGGTAACTCAGTTGATTGCGGATATCCGTCTGTTGTTGAATGAACCTACGGAGTAA
- a CDS encoding M36 family metallopeptidase, whose amino-acid sequence MKYLISVSLTFLLSLQGLFAGNFPDAARKYLEKNRLKWNLTLADVSFLDVTDSYTSVEKGVTYLYFRQIHEGIGVNGTESSIVFSGEEKIFSAQIHFLPALSSRINLSSPVISAEQAIHFAALASGAPVAQPLKMLSPPTGISGKSVFSDGGISQEPISVNLVYLASESQTRVMLTWNLQIYTLAGDHWWDIWVDAETGAIVKTADWVSQCVVNPHWGEGGSVHGANEYRVFPIPLESPSVGPRSYVFDPSEPIASPYGWHDTDGMPGNDFTLTRGNNVFSYEDHDGNNSVGLSADGGPALDFDFPLNLTLPPGAGTNAAITNLFYWNNLMHDIWYLYGFDEGSGNFQENNYGRGGKGADYVRAEAQDGSGRNNANFATPPDSIRPRMQMFLWGNGFDTLSVSIPGSVTVRYQAKSASFGPALLHDTPVSGQMIIAVDTANTTRACAPIVNVAAVSGKIAVIDRGNCDFVTKVLRVQAAGAIAAIVINNVAGPPEAMWTSGNLANVTIPSIMISQADGDMIRLQLNTALSLTGTILGFDMLNNTGIIDGDFDNGVIAHEYAHGISNRMTGGPSNVSCLSNEEQAGEGWSDWFALVMTTTANSQSAESRPIGTFVSGQSPTGAGLRPYPYTTDMSKNPATYNDIKTLSIPHGVGFVMATMLWDLYWNLVDMYGYDPDIYYGQGGNNMAMRLVMEGLRLQPCSPGFADVRDAILLADALENGGTNECLIWKTFARRGLGYSAVQGSPNDRSDGVEAFNLPPQCAPILAIEKTTDREKVSKKDTITYTLTVRNQTDGNQTDVRITDTLQAGLVMVPGSLSCSGAVSGNMVEIPVGNLSSGQAFTCSFQATVVNTFPESAMVFEDELEENVHTYTTISQTGTNGFVKDTANPRSATHAWFVPNAPAVNDQILMMPSLVLNGKPILSFWHSFDTETEWDGGLVEILPTVSSGQWKDLGPLMIENGYNSKVGTNNPAGARPAFSGNSKGYIRTKIDLSSYAGEPVFIRFRFVSDDNTYQTGWWIDDLLISNGPEINLTNTACVSSAEGQGGCDALDNPHLVVPVWTTDIKSEIDKVSFRIFPNPADKEVRIVVNQGKPTGFLVEITDMAGRQLIRSQTQGKESKVNISGLSAGIYLVKITAGNQSGFRKLIVQ is encoded by the coding sequence ATGAAATACTTAATCTCTGTATCTCTGACTTTTCTGCTTTCCCTGCAAGGTCTGTTTGCCGGGAATTTTCCTGACGCTGCGCGCAAATATCTGGAAAAAAATCGGTTAAAGTGGAACCTGACACTGGCCGATGTTTCATTTTTGGACGTTACCGATAGTTATACTTCGGTAGAAAAAGGCGTTACTTATCTCTATTTCAGGCAAATCCATGAAGGAATAGGGGTAAATGGGACAGAATCATCGATCGTTTTTTCGGGTGAAGAAAAAATATTCAGCGCACAGATTCATTTTCTTCCGGCTCTAAGTAGCCGGATCAATCTGTCCTCACCTGTGATTTCGGCTGAACAAGCCATTCATTTTGCTGCACTGGCTTCCGGCGCGCCGGTTGCACAACCGTTAAAAATGCTTTCTCCGCCTACGGGCATTTCCGGAAAATCGGTTTTTTCTGACGGAGGCATTTCTCAGGAGCCCATTTCTGTAAATCTCGTCTATCTGGCTTCTGAATCGCAAACCCGGGTGATGCTTACGTGGAATCTGCAGATTTATACATTAGCAGGGGATCACTGGTGGGATATTTGGGTGGATGCCGAAACCGGGGCTATTGTCAAAACCGCTGACTGGGTGTCTCAATGTGTGGTAAATCCTCACTGGGGCGAAGGTGGTTCTGTTCACGGCGCGAATGAATACCGCGTATTTCCGATTCCCCTTGAAAGCCCGTCCGTCGGGCCGAGATCCTATGTTTTTGATCCTTCAGAACCGATCGCTTCTCCATACGGCTGGCATGATACCGACGGAATGCCGGGTAATGATTTTACGCTTACCCGCGGAAATAATGTATTTTCCTATGAAGACCATGACGGAAATAATAGCGTGGGACTGAGCGCAGACGGAGGGCCGGCACTCGATTTTGACTTCCCTTTGAATTTGACACTTCCTCCCGGTGCCGGTACAAATGCGGCAATTACCAATTTGTTTTACTGGAACAACCTGATGCACGATATCTGGTACCTTTACGGATTTGATGAGGGTAGCGGAAATTTTCAGGAAAATAATTATGGCCGGGGGGGAAAAGGAGCCGATTATGTGCGTGCTGAAGCGCAGGATGGATCCGGTCGCAACAATGCCAATTTTGCTACCCCGCCTGACAGTATACGCCCCCGGATGCAGATGTTTCTCTGGGGTAATGGCTTTGACACACTCAGTGTTTCTATTCCGGGTTCTGTGACGGTGCGGTATCAGGCAAAATCTGCTTCTTTTGGTCCGGCTTTGCTTCACGACACCCCGGTAAGCGGGCAAATGATCATCGCCGTCGACACGGCCAATACCACCCGGGCATGTGCCCCGATTGTGAATGTCGCCGCTGTCAGTGGAAAAATTGCGGTGATCGATCGCGGAAACTGCGACTTTGTTACAAAAGTGTTGCGTGTTCAGGCTGCCGGTGCTATTGCGGCAATTGTAATCAATAATGTTGCCGGACCTCCGGAAGCGATGTGGACCAGCGGCAACCTTGCCAACGTGACGATTCCCTCCATTATGATCAGTCAGGCCGATGGGGATATGATCCGGCTTCAACTCAATACGGCTTTGTCACTGACCGGTACAATATTGGGATTTGATATGCTCAACAATACCGGCATTATTGACGGTGATTTTGATAACGGCGTCATCGCTCACGAATACGCGCATGGAATCTCTAATCGCATGACTGGTGGCCCGTCTAACGTCTCCTGTTTGTCCAATGAGGAGCAAGCCGGAGAAGGCTGGAGCGACTGGTTTGCGCTGGTGATGACGACAACTGCCAATTCCCAGTCTGCAGAATCACGCCCGATCGGCACCTTTGTCAGTGGACAGAGCCCCACAGGAGCTGGGTTGCGTCCTTATCCGTACACAACCGACATGAGCAAAAACCCCGCTACCTACAATGATATAAAGACCCTTTCCATCCCTCACGGGGTAGGGTTTGTAATGGCGACGATGCTATGGGATCTTTACTGGAATCTGGTGGATATGTACGGATATGATCCGGATATTTATTACGGACAGGGAGGGAATAATATGGCCATGCGTCTGGTGATGGAAGGATTGCGGCTTCAGCCGTGCAGTCCTGGTTTTGCAGATGTGCGCGACGCTATTTTGCTGGCAGATGCACTTGAAAACGGTGGAACCAATGAATGCCTGATCTGGAAGACCTTTGCACGCCGCGGATTAGGGTATAGCGCGGTTCAGGGAAGTCCAAATGATCGCAGTGATGGTGTGGAGGCATTTAATCTTCCTCCGCAATGTGCGCCGATTCTGGCCATTGAGAAAACAACTGACCGCGAAAAAGTCTCAAAAAAAGATACCATCACCTATACCCTGACGGTTCGCAACCAGACAGACGGTAACCAGACAGATGTGCGGATTACCGACACCCTGCAGGCAGGGCTGGTAATGGTTCCGGGTTCGCTCAGTTGTTCGGGTGCAGTTTCTGGAAATATGGTTGAAATACCCGTCGGGAATCTTTCTTCCGGACAGGCTTTTACTTGTAGTTTTCAGGCGACCGTTGTCAATACTTTCCCCGAAAGTGCAATGGTTTTTGAAGATGAGTTGGAAGAAAATGTGCATACTTATACAACAATTTCACAGACTGGAACCAATGGATTTGTAAAGGACACGGCTAACCCGAGGAGCGCAACTCATGCCTGGTTTGTGCCCAATGCGCCGGCTGTAAATGATCAGATCCTGATGATGCCTTCCCTTGTACTGAATGGGAAACCCATCCTTTCTTTTTGGCATTCATTTGATACCGAAACCGAGTGGGATGGGGGATTGGTGGAGATTTTGCCAACGGTTTCCTCCGGTCAATGGAAAGATCTGGGCCCCCTGATGATAGAGAATGGGTATAATTCGAAGGTGGGTACAAATAATCCTGCCGGCGCTCGGCCTGCTTTCAGCGGAAACAGCAAAGGGTATATACGCACCAAAATTGATCTGAGCAGTTATGCCGGTGAGCCTGTGTTTATTCGCTTTCGATTTGTATCCGATGACAATACCTATCAGACCGGCTGGTGGATCGATGATTTACTTATCAGCAATGGCCCGGAAATTAACCTGACAAACACTGCCTGTGTGTCTTCGGCAGAAGGACAGGGGGGCTGCGATGCTTTAGACAATCCGCATCTCGTGGTACCCGTATGGACTACAGATATTAAATCAGAAATAGACAAAGTCTCTTTTCGCATTTTCCCAAATCCTGCGGATAAAGAAGTGCGTATTGTGGTGAACCAGGGAAAACCAACGGGTTTTTTGGTAGAAATAACCGATATGGCAGGCAGACAACTGATTCGCAGTCAAACGCAGGGGAAGGAATCGAAGGTAAATATTTCTGGACTTTCAGCAGGTATCTATCTCGTGAAAATAACCGCAGGAAACCAGTCAGGTTTCCGCAAATTGATTGTGCAATAG
- a CDS encoding OsmC family protein — MKVNLIRKNDDFLMEATNDTGNTVIMDANPAIGGGNMGFRPMQIVLAGLAGCTSIDVLMILKKKRQIVTSYRVEIEGQRDEGKEPAVFTHIHIRFLLSGDLDPAKVEHAINLSLEKYCSVAKMLEQTAEITSSYQIN, encoded by the coding sequence ATGAAAGTAAATCTGATCAGAAAAAACGACGACTTCCTCATGGAAGCGACCAATGACACCGGCAATACGGTTATTATGGATGCAAACCCTGCCATCGGCGGCGGCAATATGGGTTTTCGCCCTATGCAGATTGTATTGGCAGGACTCGCTGGCTGTACATCGATTGATGTGCTGATGATTCTGAAAAAGAAAAGACAGATCGTCACCAGCTACCGGGTAGAAATAGAAGGTCAGCGGGATGAGGGAAAAGAGCCTGCCGTTTTTACCCATATCCACATCCGGTTTTTACTTTCAGGCGATCTTGATCCGGCAAAAGTTGAGCACGCGATCAACCTTTCACTCGAAAAATACTGCTCTGTCGCCAAAATGCTTGAACAAACAGCTGAAATCACATCCAGTTATCAGATTAACTAA
- a CDS encoding aminotransferase class I/II-fold pyridoxal phosphate-dependent enzyme, with product MSHFETDAIRNQMDRSAFREHSAPVYLTSSFVFDDAEQMRALFADEIPGNIYSRFSNPNNTELADKICQMEGAEAAYATATGMAAVFTTLAALCASGDHILACRSVFGSTHSILTKLLPKWNITHTYADINDTDSWEGLVQPATKIVFAETPSNPAVDVLDMEWLGEFARRHGLILIIDNCFATPYIQQPIKYGADLVLHSATKYLDGQGRVLGGVIAGRQDLVDEIRLFARHSGPSLSPFHAWILSKSLETLAIRMERHSQNALALAEWLESQSDVLRVRYPFLPSHPMYEVARKQMRMGGGIVSFVVEGGIERGRKFLDALQMASLTANLGDTRTIATHPASTTHARLSDAEREETGILPGLIRISVGLEHIDDIIADIRQALAQSLQ from the coding sequence ATGTCCCATTTCGAAACTGATGCTATACGCAACCAGATGGATCGTTCCGCCTTCCGTGAACATTCCGCGCCGGTCTATCTTACCTCCAGCTTTGTCTTTGACGATGCTGAGCAGATGCGGGCCCTGTTTGCAGACGAAATTCCCGGGAATATCTACAGCCGGTTTTCCAACCCCAACAATACCGAGCTGGCAGATAAAATATGTCAGATGGAAGGTGCAGAAGCTGCCTATGCTACAGCAACCGGTATGGCAGCAGTTTTTACTACGCTGGCAGCCCTGTGTGCTTCGGGTGATCATATTCTGGCCTGCCGGTCAGTATTTGGCTCGACTCATTCGATTCTGACCAAACTGCTGCCCAAATGGAATATTACCCACACTTATGCAGACATCAACGATACTGATTCGTGGGAAGGACTGGTACAGCCGGCGACAAAAATCGTATTTGCAGAAACGCCCAGCAATCCGGCAGTTGATGTGCTGGATATGGAATGGCTGGGTGAATTTGCCCGCCGGCATGGCTTGATCCTCATTATCGATAATTGTTTTGCGACCCCTTATATTCAGCAGCCCATCAAATATGGCGCCGACCTGGTGCTCCACTCTGCCACCAAGTACCTCGACGGTCAGGGACGTGTATTAGGCGGCGTGATTGCAGGCAGACAGGATTTGGTGGATGAGATTCGACTTTTTGCCCGGCATTCTGGGCCATCCCTTTCGCCCTTTCATGCGTGGATTCTCTCCAAAAGTCTGGAAACGCTGGCGATTCGCATGGAGCGGCACTCGCAAAATGCATTGGCTCTGGCAGAATGGCTGGAAAGTCAATCCGATGTGCTAAGGGTAAGGTATCCGTTTCTCCCCTCCCACCCTATGTATGAAGTCGCCCGTAAGCAGATGCGAATGGGAGGCGGAATTGTCTCTTTTGTTGTTGAAGGCGGAATTGAAAGAGGTCGGAAGTTTTTAGACGCGCTGCAAATGGCTTCGCTTACGGCTAATCTGGGCGATACGCGTACCATTGCCACGCACCCGGCATCTACCACGCATGCCCGACTGTCAGATGCAGAAAGAGAAGAGACCGGTATATTGCCCGGTCTCATAAGAATATCTGTAGGGTTGGAACATATCGACGATATCATTGCTGATATCAGACAGGCACTTGCGCAGTCGCTACAATAA